A stretch of Chiloscyllium plagiosum isolate BGI_BamShark_2017 chromosome 6, ASM401019v2, whole genome shotgun sequence DNA encodes these proteins:
- the LOC122551098 gene encoding protocadherin-16, protein MDLMKKSQSNCQGVFLWLNVVSGFLIGWSVAKSDEPLILQIDEEQPPFTIIGDINAGLPPGHTTSSFFIHETDGTGMSSDLIIDETTGIIKTAKVLDHESRDKYKFVAVNWGGDAVEVVIIVNDINDNSPVFPSRQMKLNVPEQTPVGTRFRLDSAIDADGGQFSTQGYLIKDGNVGQAFRLETKKLAETLDLELVVNNPLDREKRSTYTLVIEAFDGGTPRRTSQMILDVSILDVNDNAPRFNQTRYYTMISESLQPGSNILQVFATDMDEGNNGVVIYEINRRQSDPDQYFAIDSKTGVIKLNKGLDYEMKKVHELVVQARDNATHPEVTTAFVTVQVKDYNDNQPTLTIIFLSEDGSPHISEGAQPGQFVARISVSDPDYGEYAKVNVSLDGGDGKFGLTTKDNIIYLICVDQMLDREEQDTYQLSVTATDSGTPPLRAESTFTIHVTDVNDNPPVFDHSGYRQSIPEVLYPGSFVLQVTARDKDEGSNGEIVYSITGNTNSHSEWFTIDQTTGVITTAANLDYETDPVPKLVVTATDRGNPPMFSSATVTIAIQDVNDNEPVFSRNFYNTSIKEHLPMGTCFLQV, encoded by the coding sequence ATGGATCTAATGAAGAAATCTCAGTCTAATTGCCAAGGTGTGTTTCTGTGGTTGAACGTGGTGTCAGGATTCTTGATTGGATGGAGTGTTGCAAAGTCAGAtgaacctctcattcttcaaattgATGAGGAGCAGCCACCTTTTACCATCATTGGAGATATCAATGCAGGCCTGCCTCCTGGACATACAACTAGTAGCTTCTTCATTCACGAGACTGATGGAACAGGCATGTCCTCAGACTTAATTATTGATGAAACCACTGGGATTATCAAAACAGCCAAAGTGTTGGATCATGAGTCCAGAGATAAGTACAAATTTGTGGCTGTAAATTGGGGAGGTGATGCAGTGGAGGTGGTCATAATCGTCAATGATATCAATGATAACTCTCCAGTTTTTCCTAGCAGGCAAATGAAACTGAATGTACCTGAACAAACACCTGTGGGAACACGATTTCGTTTAGATTCAGCTATTGATGCGGATGGAGGTCAGTTTAGCACACAGGGCTATCTTATTAAAGATGGAAATGTGGGGCAAGCCTTTAGGCTTGAAACCAAGAAACTTGCAGAAACACTGGACCTGGAACTAGTAGTGAATAATCCCCTGGACAGGGAGAAGAGATCTACTTACACCTTAGTCATTGAAGCTTTTGATGGTGGAACTCCCCGCAGAACCAGTCAGATGATTCTGGATGTCTCCATTTTAGATGTAAATGATAATGCTCCAAGATTTAATCAGACTCGATACTATACCATGATCTCAGAGAGCCTACAGCCTGGCAGCAATATTCTGCAAGTCTTTGCCACAGACATGGATGAGGGAAATAATGGGGTGGTCATTTATGAGATCAACAGAAGGCAAAGTGATCCCGATCAGTATTTTGCCATTGATTCAAAGACAGGCGTTATCAAGTTAAATAAAGGGTTGGATTATGAAATGAAGAAAGTTCATGAGCTGGTGGTCCAAGCCAGAGACAATGCCACACATCCTGAAGTAACAACGGCATTTGTAACAGTTCAGGTAAAGGATTACAATGACAACCAGCCCACACTCACCATCATCTTTCTCAGTGAAGATGGTTCACCTCATATCTCAGAGGGAGCTCAGCCAGGCCAGTTTGTGGCCAGGATCTCTGTATCGGATCCTGACTATGGAGAATATGCCAAAGTCAATGTATCTCTAGATGGTGGTGATGGTAAATTTGGGTTGACTACAAAAGACAAtattatttatttgatttgtgTAGACCAGATGTTAGACAGAGAAGAGCAAGATACTTATCAGCTGAGTGTCACGGCAACTGATTCTGGAACACCACCATTGAGGGCTGAATCCACATTTACCATACATGTAACTGATGTTAATGACAATCCTCCAGTCTTTGACCACTCTGGGTATCGACAGTCCATCCCTGAGGTTCTGTATCCTGGCAGCTTTGTGCTACAAGTAACAGCCAGAGATAAAGATGAGGGCAGTAATGGTGAAATTGTGTACAGTATTACTGGCAATACAAACTCTCATTCTGAATGGTTCACCATCGATCAAACGACTGGTGTTATTACCACGGCTGCAAATTTGGATTATGAAACAGATCCTGTTCCCAAGCTGGTGGTGACGGCTACTGATCGAGGAAATCCTCCCATGTTCTCCTCTGCTACTGTCACTATTGCAATCCAAGATGTGAATGATAATGAGCCTGTGTTCAGCCGCAATTTTTACAATACTTCGATCAAAGAACATCTTCCGATGGGAACCTGCTTCCTCCAGGTatga